From the Paucidesulfovibrio longus DSM 6739 genome, one window contains:
- a CDS encoding DVU0772 family protein: MSEDVCRQWLNEVNWDMIHEDAVTMYLEWGNNNWKDALRPPVADSDGYSIYFVIDTWAAPKVVLMRMDKYGSTTLCEKKLPKELADAYLESIGGLKGIHELSPEVRAWLETELDA; this comes from the coding sequence ATGAGCGAAGACGTCTGCCGCCAATGGCTCAACGAGGTCAACTGGGACATGATCCACGAGGACGCCGTGACCATGTACCTGGAGTGGGGCAACAACAACTGGAAGGACGCGCTGCGCCCGCCTGTGGCGGATTCGGACGGCTATTCCATTTATTTCGTGATCGACACCTGGGCCGCGCCCAAGGTGGTGCTCATGCGCATGGACAAGTACGGCTCGACCACGCTCTGCGAGAAGAAGCTGCCCAAGGAGCTGGCCGACGCCTATCTCGAGTCCATCGGCGGGCTCAAGGGCATTCATGAGCTTTCGCCGGAAGTGCGCGCCTGGCTGGAGACGGAACTGGACGCCTAG